The following nucleotide sequence is from Gordonia jinghuaiqii.
GATCTCGATCCTGCAGCGTGAGCGCACCTTCGACTATCCGTCGTGGCTCTTCGGCGCCGCCTCCCTGGTGGTGCTGGTGTGTTCGCTGCTGCTCATCGCGGCGCTGTCGTGGGGGGCCGGGCGGATCAACGCCCACGAGCAGACCTCGGGTGCACGTGAGCCCGAGTTGCAGCCACAACCATGATCGCCGCCGCAGCGGACCCGGTCGTCCTTCACCTGGCAACGCACCCGCTCGTGCTGGCCCTGCCTGCGGTGATCCCCGCGTTCCTGGTGGTGGGCGTCGTCATCGCCATCGCGATCGCCGATCGTCGTCGGGGGGATGACGACGAGGATGCCGGTGACGACGCGGATGCCGAGGACAAGAACGCCGAAGATGCCGGGGGCGCCGGGGAGGACACCCCCGGCGACTCGGCGCGCACCACCCACCCCGATCCCACCGATCCAGCGAACCGGAACGAGGCCGATGACCCCGCCCGCGAGGCCGACTGACACCCTGCTCGCCCACGGACTCGGCGGTTCGGAGTTCCTGCCCATTCCGCTGACCGCGGTGCTGATCGGCAGCGCATGGGCGTTGACCATCTCCTTCGCCGTCATCGCATTTGCTTGGCGCACACCACGATACGGGCGGCCCGACGCCGGGCGGGACCTGCCGGTATGGGTCACGACGGTCGTCGACAACCGGTGGGTTCGCGGCGTGATCGCCGGTGCCGCACTGGTTCTGACCGTGTGGCTGGTGGTGGCCGCGTTGGGCCCGGCCACCGACGAGAACCCCCTGCCGGGCGCGTTCTACGTGCTGCTGTGGGTCGGCATGATCGTATTGTCGGCGCTCATCGGCCCGGTGTGGCGGGTGTTGTCGCCGGTCCGCACCGTGTTGCGGGCTGCCCGCGGGCTCTTCGGCCCACGGGTCGTCGGCCTGACGGACTATCCGCGCCGCCTGGGCTGGTGGCCCGCGGCGTTCGGCCTGTTCGCCTTCGTCTGGTTGGAACTGGCGTCACCGGAACCGGATTCGGTTTCTTCGGTGCGGATCTGGCTGATCTGCTACCTCGTGATCACCCTCGTCGGCGGCGTGGTCTACGGGCTGCGATGGACCGAGGACGCCGACCCGTTCGCGGTGTACAGCACGGTCGCCTCCCGGCTCGCCCCGTTCGCGAAGAACGCCGACGGCCGGGTCATCCTGCGCAGTCCGATGAACTCACTGACCACCCTGCCGGTCCTGCCCGGTACCGTCGCCGTTCTCGCAATCCTGCTCGGGTCCACCGCCTTCGACAGTTTCTCGGCGTTCCCGCAGTGGCAGGATCTCGTCGCCGACGTCTCCCATGGCAGCGAGGTGATCGCCACCCTGATCTCCACCGCCGGACTGCTGGTGTTCGTCGGTGTCGTCGCGCTCACGTTCTGGTCGGCGGCCCGCGCCGTGGGCGGTGTGCAGCCCGATCTCCGGCGTCGCCTGCCTGGTCTGATGGCGCACTCGCTCATCCCGATCGTCATCGGCTACATCCTCGCCCACTACCTGCAGTCACTCGTGGAGCAGGGCCAGGAGGCCATCCTCGCCCTCGGCGATCCGCTGGGTCGCGGCTGGAACATCTTGTGGCTCAGCGATGCCCACCCCGTGTATGTGATGTCGGCGCACCCGACGCTCACGGTGACACTCAAGGTGGTGTTCGTGCTGGGCGGGCACATGCTGGGGGTGGCCGCCGCCCACGACGCGTCGTTGCGGCTCCTCCCCCGTCGGCACCAGCTGACCGGGCAGCTCACCATGATGGTGACGATGGTCTTCTACACGTTCCTCGGGCTGTACCTGCTGTTCGGCGGCTAGGGCATCGCCGATCTCGAGATCAGGTTGCGTTCGTGCCCGCCTTCCGGGGACAAACGCAACGCGATCTCACTCGGGTCCGCGTCGCGCCCGGAACACGACGTCGTGGGTGTGGTGCCCTCCCCCTGCCGCCCTGCCCCGCTCGCGTGTCTCGTCGGTGACGATCTGCCACTCGTCGCCGAGCAGGCCGGCGAAGTCTGCGGGCTGGAGGTAGTCGTCCGGGTCGAAACCGTGGGCCCGCACGCCCTCCGGCGCATGCGCGACAACGAGTATCGAGCCGCCCGGACCGACCGCGTCCACCAGACGGCGCGCGGCGTCGACGCTCCGCTTGGGGATCGGGAAGTAGTGCAGCGTAACGAGATCGACGTCGGTGGCGGGCACGTCATCGGCGAGAACGTCGGCCCGCAGCCAGGTGATCGTCGGCCGCGGATCGATCTCCCGGGCCCGGTCGATCGCGACCTGCGAGATGTCGAGGGCGGTGACCTGCCATCCGCGGTCGGCGAGCCAGCGCGCGTCGGCACCCTCCCCGGAACCGACGTCGAGCGCGACCCCGGGGTCGAGGTCGGACACCTCGGCGACGAGCGCGGGGTTGACCTCGGAGGTCCACAACCGCTCGGAGCTGCGGTAGCGCTCGTCCCACTCCTGCGCGCTCCCGGAATCGTCGGGACGGTCGGAATCGGCTGCGGTGTCGGGACGTACGTCGTCGGAACTCATGTCCTCGACTGTGGCACGAGAGCCCGAAGGTATCCAGGGCACTTGCCGACTCCGCAAGAATCGCGTCGACGACGCGCAGCCTTCTCGACGACCACCCGGATCACGGCACCACGGTCGCGATCCGTTCGATCGCCTCGGTCAGCACCTCCGGCGAACACGCGACGTTCAGCCGCGCGAAGCCCGCGCCCGGCTTCCCGAACGCCGGCCCGTAGTGCAGCGCCACCCGTGCGCGCTCGAGGATCGGGATACCGGGGTTGTCGCCCAGTCCCGCCTCACGGAAATCGAGCCAGGCCAGGTACGACGCCTGCGGCCTGGTGTAGCCGACACCCGGAAGATGCTGTGCGAGCAGCTTCTCCAGGAGGTCGAGGCTCTCGCCGATGACCTCGATCGTGGCGTCGAGCCACTCGTCGCCGTGACCGAAGGCCGCTTCGGTTGCCGCACGACCCAACAGGCTTGCGCGGTAACGGACCTCGTCGGGTTGGCGCGCGATGATCGCCCGGGTGCGGTCCGAGGCGGCAACCATGAACGCGCACTTGGCCCCCGCGAGATTGAACGCCTTGCTCGCCGAATGCGCCGCGATCCCGATCTCGCGCGCGGCGTCGGACACCGCCAGGAACGGGGTGAACCCGGCTCCCGGATGGACCAGTGGAGCGTGGATCTCGTCGCTGACAACGGTCGCGTCGTACGCGGCGGCGAGCTCGGCCAGCCGGGCCAGGTCGGCGGCAGGATGGACCAGCCCCAGCGGATTGTGCGGATGACACAGCAGGATCGCGCGGGCGCCCTCGGCCAATGCGCCCTCGACACCGTCGAGGTCCATCCGCCAGGCCGACGACCCGTGCGCGGGCGTCTCGAGCAACGGCACCTCGACGACCCGGCCGCCGGCTTCGGGGATGAGTTCGAAGAACGGCGGATAGACCGGCGGCATCAGGACGACGCCGTCGCCGGGGGCGATCGCGGTGCGCAGCGTCTCCACGATCACGACACTCACGTCGGTGGTGAGGGTGACGTCGTCGGGACTGACCCGCCAACCCCACCGGCGATCGGCGAAACCGGCGAAGGCAGGCCCGACCGTGCCCGAGTCCCCGGCATACCCGACGTCGGAGGCGCGCACGCGGGCGATGATGGCGTCGGCGACCACCGGCGCGAGCTGATAGTCCATCTCCGCGATGAACAGCGGCAACACGTCGTCGGGGTGAGTGCTCCACTTGGAGCTGGTGCGGCGTCGCAGTTCATCGAGAGGCGGGGCGCTGGGTCGGGTGCTCACGGGATACTTCGTACCTCATGGACCTTCGGGGACGCGCCCTCCGCAGGTTCGGGGCGCACCTCAGGAATCAGCGGGTGACACCCGACGGTGAATGCAGGCAGACTGGTCGTCATGGCATTCCCCATTCGCATCGGTGTCCAGATCCAGCCCCAGCACGCTCCCGAATACGCACTGATCCGTGACGCGGTCCGTCGCGCCGAAGACACCGGCGTCGACATCGCTTTCAACTGGGACCACTTCTATCCGCTCTACGGCGCGCCCGAAGGCGAGCACTTCGAATGCTGGACGATGCTCGGCGCGTGGGCCGAACAGACCTCACGGGTGGAGATCGGCGCCCTGGTGACCTGCAACTCCTACCGCAATCCCGAGCTGCTCGCCGACATGGCCCGCACCGTCGACCACATCAGCGGCGGGCGTCTGATCCTCGGTGTCGGCGCAGGCTGGTTCGAGAAAGACTACGACGAGTACGGCTACGAATTCGGGACCGTCGGATCGCGTCTCAACGACTTCGGAGCCGCACTTCCGCGCATCAAGTCCCGCCTGGCGAAACTCAACCCGGCGCCGACACGCGACATCCCCATCCTCATCGGCGGCAGCGGCGAGAAGAAGACGCTGCGCTACATCGCCGAACACGGCGACGTGTGGCACGGCTTCAACGACGTCGAGCAGTACCGGCACAAGTCGAAGGTGCTGGCCGAGCACTGCGCGGCGGTCGGACGCGATCCCGAGACCATCGAACGGTCGTCGGGGCTGAACTTCGACGGGAACACCGACGCACTGCTGCGTGATGCCGACGCGCTCGCCGACGAGGGCGTCACGCTGCTGACGGTCGGGGTGACCGGGCCCGATTACGACCTCACGGCTCTCGAGGCCCTGTGCAGGTGGCGCGACGCGCGCAACTGAACGCACGGCCGATCTCCGGTCCGGCGGCCATACACTCACCCGAATGCGACGGCTGGTTAGATTTGTGATCATGCATCGGTTGCCGACCTCCAGAAGCGGGTTCGGACGTGCCGCGATTCGTCGCTTCGCGGCTGTCGTCGGGCTGGTCGGACTCTTCGGCCTGGCCGTGACGCTGCTGTCCGGGTCGCTCGTCGCCGGACCATCCGGCGTGGGCGCCGGAACCGCATCGGCCGAGCCGCCCACGCGCCTGCCGACGTATGTCGTCGACTCCGCGAACGCGATCACCCCGGCCCAACGGACCGAACTCGAGAACGCCGTCGATTCGCTCTACAACGCGCACAACGTCCAGATGTGGATCGTGTACGTACGCGACTTCGACGGTCTCAGCAGTGAGCAGTGGGCCGACCAGACGGCCGTGGCCAGCGAACTCGGCGATCACGACGCGCTACTCGCCGTCGCCACCGACGATCGCGCATACCGCCTGTTCGCGCCGGACAGTGTGGGTGGCCTGGATCAGTCGACCCTCGACGAGGTCGCCACCGACGACGTGGTCCCGCAGTTGCGCGAGGGCAACTGGGCCGACGCCGGACTCGCCGCCGTCAACGGGCTGTCCGCAGCTCTGGAACCCGGTTACACCGGGGTCATCGCGGCTGGCGTCGTGGGCGGGGCACTCGTCCTCGGTGGCGGGGGCGCAGTGCTGTACTCGCGGCGTCGCAAGCAGCGGCGCATCGACGGCACCCTCGAGACCCTGCGGGAGCAGGAGTTGACCGTCGACCAGCTCGCGACACAACCTCTCGACGTGCTCGACCCGTGGTCGCGGGAGGTCCTGACCGACCTCGACAACGCCATCCGCACCAGTGAAGAGGAACTGCAGCTGGCCGTCGGCGAGTTCGGGGCCGTCGAGACCGCACCGTTCACCAAGGCCCTCGACCGGGCGAAACAGGCGCTCTCGAACTCGTTTTCCATACGGCAACGCCTCGATGACAACATCCCGGAAACCGACGACGAGCGCCGATCGATGCTCGTGCAGATCATCACGACGTGCACCGACATCGACAGCGCACTCGACGACCAGGTCGAGACATTCGACGGCATGCGCAATCTCCTCATCAACGCCGACGCCCGTTTCGACGCGATCACCCAACAGCTCGTCGGGTTGCGCGCACGTCTGGAGTCCGCGTCGCAGCAGCTCACCGACCTCGTCGCCGAGCACGGCGAGGACACGCTGGCCTCGATCCTCGACAACGTCGACCTCGCCCGTCAGCAGGTCGACTTCGCCGAGGCGACGGCCGATCAGGGCCGGGCGGCGATCGCCGCGCCGGTCGGCCAGCAAGGTCCGGCGGTGGCCGCGATCCGCTCCGCCGAGGGCTCCATCGAACAGGCCACCACCCTGCTCGACGCCATCGACCACGCCGACGCGAACATCGCCGCCGCGCGGACCCGGATGCCCGCACTCATCGAGGAAGTCGAAGGCGAACTCGCCGAAGCCGCCGCGCTCAGCACCGACGGAGGCGCCGGCCTCGCCACCGCCGTAGAGGTCGCCACGGCCGCCGTGGCCGCCGCGCGCGACAACTTCGACGCCGACCCGCTGGGCACGTTCACCGCGCTGGTCGATGCCGATGCCGACCTCGACGACGCCCTCGCAGCGGCACGCGACGCCGCCGCCGAACGTACGCGGCGCGCTCAGGTGCTGACCGCCGCACTCGAGTCGGCGGGCGCGAAGGTGACCACCGCTGCCGATTTCATCGGCACGCGCCGCGGCGCGGTCCAGTCCATCGCTCGGACGCGGCTGTCGGAGGCGCAGCGCCTACTGCAGACGGCCACCGCCGCCGCGGCGACCGATCCGCCGGCTGCGACGGACGCGGCGCGTCGGGCCGGGTCGCTGGCCGACCAAGCCCTGATGGCGGCCCAGGGCGACGTGGTGACCTGGCAACAGACACAGCGGCCGCGGCCCGGCGGCGCGTCGACCACCGGCGCGGTCCTCGGCGGCATCCTCGTCGACAGTTTCCTCCGCGGCACGATCGGCGGGCGGGGCGGATACGGCGGGGGTGGCTTCGGCGGGGGCTTCGGCGGGGGCGGCTTCAGCAGCGGCGGACGCAGCCCGGGCTCGTTCGGCGGCTCGGGCACCTCGGGCCGGATCGGCACCGGCGGACGGTTCTGACCGGAGAGCCGGAAATGTTCCACGTGGAACAATCTGCGTGGGTGGAACGATCTGCGGTGTTGGGTTCCCGTTCACGCGCGGGTATCCATCGGTTCGCTTCACCCTCTTAACGTACTTCTCGTCGTGCGATCAGCCCCTGAGCGCGACGTCGCCGAAGAGGAGCACGTGTGCGTATTCCGTTGCAGCTGTTCATGTCCACCGGTGAGGATGCCGGGCGTTCCCGACGCGCCCACGTGACCTGCCGCTACAAGTGCGGCGACGCGTGCCGCCAGGATCCGGGGAACACCAGCGACAACACGTACTTTCGCGATGTGGTGCGCACCGCGGTGTCGCGTCGAAGCGTCCTGAAGACCTCGGCCGGTGCCGCGGTTGCCGTCGGTGCGACCTCGCTGCTGGCCGCCTGCGGTGACGCCGGGTCGTCGGGCTCTGGGTCGTCGAACGGCGCAGCCTCACCCGGCGATGCGCTGCCGGGCATGAAGTTCACCGCGGTCGCGCCGAACACCGAAGACGCCGTGGTGATCCCCGAGGGGTATGCGCAGGAGGTCGTGATCCGGTGGGGTGATCCGGTCCTGCCCGGCGCACCCGAATTCGACTTCGCCAAGCAGACCCCCGAGGCCCAGGCGGGACAGTTCGGCTTCAACAACGACTTCGCCGGGCTCATCCCGGTCGACGGTGTGCCCAACCACTTCTACCTCGTCGCCAACCTCGAGTACCCCACCGAACCGTTCATGTTCGCCGGCTATCAAGACGGCGAGCCCACCGAGCAGCAGGCCCGGATCGCGATGGCCTCGGTCGGCATCGCGGTGGTCGAGGTGGTCGCGCAGTCCGGTTCCGGGGCCCTCACACCCGTTGTCGGCCCGCGCAATCAGCGGCTGACGGCGTCGAGTCCGTTCCGGCTCACCGGCCCGGCCGCAGGCAGCGAGTTCGTCACGACGACCGCCGACCCGGCAGGCACCACCGTCCTGGGGACGTTCGCGAACTGTTCGGGCGGCCTCACGCCCTGGGGCACGATGCTCTCCGGCGAGGAGAACTTCAACACCTACTTCGGCAACGCCAGCACGGTCACCGACCCCGAGACGGTCGAGCGCCTCGACCGCTACTCCTTCGACGACGACGGCGACGAGCACCACTGGGGCCGATTCGAGGACCGTTTCGACCTCGCGAAAGAACCCAACGAGGCCAACCGCTTCGGCTACATCGTCGAGGTCGATCCGCACGACCCAGAAGCCGTTGCGGTCAAACACAGTTCGCTGGGCCGATTCAAACACGAGTCGGCCAACATCTACGTCGTCGGCGGTGCTCCAGGCACAGACAGGGGTCCAGGCACAGACAGGGATCCCGACAAGGGCACCGTCGTCGCCTACAGCGGTGACGACGAGAAGTTCGAGTACATCTACAAGTTCGTGTCGAGCCGAAAGATCAAGAGCGGATTGTCGAAGACCGCGCGCGAACACAACATGGGCATCCTCGACGAGGGCACGCTCTACGTCGCCACCTTCACCGGCGACTCGGCCGAACCCGTCGACGGCGCCGGCGACCTCCCCTCGGCGGGGAAGTTCGCGGGTAGGGGTTCATGGAAGCCGCTGCTCACCGTCGACGCCGACGGTTCGGCGCGCTCGTACATCCCGGGTATGTCGGCGGCCGAGGTGGCGGTGTTCACCCGCCAGGCCGCCGACGCCGTCGGTGCCACCAAGATGGACCGTCCCGAGGACATCGAGCCGAACCCGAAGACGG
It contains:
- a CDS encoding class I SAM-dependent methyltransferase, coding for MSSDDVRPDTAADSDRPDDSGSAQEWDERYRSSERLWTSEVNPALVAEVSDLDPGVALDVGSGEGADARWLADRGWQVTALDISQVAIDRAREIDPRPTITWLRADVLADDVPATDVDLVTLHYFPIPKRSVDAARRLVDAVGPGGSILVVAHAPEGVRAHGFDPDDYLQPADFAGLLGDEWQIVTDETRERGRAAGGGHHTHDVVFRARRGPE
- a CDS encoding MalY/PatB family protein gives rise to the protein MSTRPSAPPLDELRRRTSSKWSTHPDDVLPLFIAEMDYQLAPVVADAIIARVRASDVGYAGDSGTVGPAFAGFADRRWGWRVSPDDVTLTTDVSVVIVETLRTAIAPGDGVVLMPPVYPPFFELIPEAGGRVVEVPLLETPAHGSSAWRMDLDGVEGALAEGARAILLCHPHNPLGLVHPAADLARLAELAAAYDATVVSDEIHAPLVHPGAGFTPFLAVSDAAREIGIAAHSASKAFNLAGAKCAFMVAASDRTRAIIARQPDEVRYRASLLGRAATEAAFGHGDEWLDATIEVIGESLDLLEKLLAQHLPGVGYTRPQASYLAWLDFREAGLGDNPGIPILERARVALHYGPAFGKPGAGFARLNVACSPEVLTEAIERIATVVP
- a CDS encoding LLM class F420-dependent oxidoreductase — encoded protein: MAFPIRIGVQIQPQHAPEYALIRDAVRRAEDTGVDIAFNWDHFYPLYGAPEGEHFECWTMLGAWAEQTSRVEIGALVTCNSYRNPELLADMARTVDHISGGRLILGVGAGWFEKDYDEYGYEFGTVGSRLNDFGAALPRIKSRLAKLNPAPTRDIPILIGGSGEKKTLRYIAEHGDVWHGFNDVEQYRHKSKVLAEHCAAVGRDPETIERSSGLNFDGNTDALLRDADALADEGVTLLTVGVTGPDYDLTALEALCRWRDARN
- a CDS encoding TPM domain-containing protein is translated as MHRLPTSRSGFGRAAIRRFAAVVGLVGLFGLAVTLLSGSLVAGPSGVGAGTASAEPPTRLPTYVVDSANAITPAQRTELENAVDSLYNAHNVQMWIVYVRDFDGLSSEQWADQTAVASELGDHDALLAVATDDRAYRLFAPDSVGGLDQSTLDEVATDDVVPQLREGNWADAGLAAVNGLSAALEPGYTGVIAAGVVGGALVLGGGGAVLYSRRRKQRRIDGTLETLREQELTVDQLATQPLDVLDPWSREVLTDLDNAIRTSEEELQLAVGEFGAVETAPFTKALDRAKQALSNSFSIRQRLDDNIPETDDERRSMLVQIITTCTDIDSALDDQVETFDGMRNLLINADARFDAITQQLVGLRARLESASQQLTDLVAEHGEDTLASILDNVDLARQQVDFAEATADQGRAAIAAPVGQQGPAVAAIRSAEGSIEQATTLLDAIDHADANIAAARTRMPALIEEVEGELAEAAALSTDGGAGLATAVEVATAAVAAARDNFDADPLGTFTALVDADADLDDALAAARDAAAERTRRAQVLTAALESAGAKVTTAADFIGTRRGAVQSIARTRLSEAQRLLQTATAAAATDPPAATDAARRAGSLADQALMAAQGDVVTWQQTQRPRPGGASTTGAVLGGILVDSFLRGTIGGRGGYGGGGFGGGFGGGGFSSGGRSPGSFGGSGTSGRIGTGGRF
- a CDS encoding PhoX family protein → MRIPLQLFMSTGEDAGRSRRAHVTCRYKCGDACRQDPGNTSDNTYFRDVVRTAVSRRSVLKTSAGAAVAVGATSLLAACGDAGSSGSGSSNGAASPGDALPGMKFTAVAPNTEDAVVIPEGYAQEVVIRWGDPVLPGAPEFDFAKQTPEAQAGQFGFNNDFAGLIPVDGVPNHFYLVANLEYPTEPFMFAGYQDGEPTEQQARIAMASVGIAVVEVVAQSGSGALTPVVGPRNQRLTASSPFRLTGPAAGSEFVTTTADPAGTTVLGTFANCSGGLTPWGTMLSGEENFNTYFGNASTVTDPETVERLDRYSFDDDGDEHHWGRFEDRFDLAKEPNEANRFGYIVEVDPHDPEAVAVKHSSLGRFKHESANIYVVGGAPGTDRGPGTDRDPDKGTVVAYSGDDEKFEYIYKFVSSRKIKSGLSKTAREHNMGILDEGTLYVATFTGDSAEPVDGAGDLPSAGKFAGRGSWKPLLTVDADGSARSYIPGMSAAEVAVFTRQAADAVGATKMDRPEDIEPNPKTGKVYCALTNNSDRGTGGEAVADAANPRNENKNGQILEITDNHAGTEFTWELLLVCGDPAAADTYYGGFDKTAVSPISCPDNVAFDPHGNLWISTDGNALGTNDGLFAVALDGERRGETKQFLTVPRGGETCGPVIDSDRILIAVQHPGELDDHSADNPASHWPDGGNSQPRPSVVAVWRNGGEPIGV